A region from the Janthinobacterium agaricidamnosum genome encodes:
- a CDS encoding sensor histidine kinase, giving the protein MPTPPTLARRFKLSSPMRWLLPVILLLLFLSILFWLPWQARQMESNERQEQLIADTLWVEQTIRFQLARNEESLFNLGVDIASGSLSAEKVHERLQQMLRNGRELQRVLWLDTNGKVLATSDNNLPHALSFAPASLTAADNARRLHRGQYAQPSQQTGFPDTPPGAMLMDYHQPLFDGQRYVGSLVATYQISSLLDEMVPWWFAQDNQISLIDRDDKVLARRAAAGPGHGVYTHKRALDVPGATITLFTDSVKSQPKLLPNLLVGSVIALSLGLLWSLLALWRHISRRLVAEGALRQQMLFRTAMENSLVTGMRARDLEGRVTYVNPAFCQIVGYPPEEILGRLPPMPYWVPEALEEYQQRFVKALAGNPTPQFETYFQRPDGTRVPVLIFEAPLVDKNGQQTGWMGSVLDISDRKRVEELNRQQQEKLQTSSRLATMGELASMLAHELNQPLAAISSYTTGALNLIRRAIEHDAPVDPGTLKPALEQASAQAQRAGQIIRSVHDFVRKSEPQRQDIALRTLIDGIRALIDLQARKYYVTIQEELPPDLPLLRADPVMIEQVLLNLTRNAIEAMQDAAPGRRIMRLRASHDAQQGMVTVDVIDHGHGIPVDVAERLFSPFFSTKSEGMGMGLNICRTAIEFHGGALTFGANPAGGTIFTFSVPAAPRAAPGNNA; this is encoded by the coding sequence ATGCCGACTCCCCCCACCCTTGCGCGCCGCTTCAAGCTATCGAGTCCGATGCGCTGGCTGCTGCCCGTCATCCTGCTGCTGCTGTTCCTGTCCATCCTGTTCTGGCTGCCCTGGCAGGCACGCCAGATGGAAAGCAACGAGCGCCAGGAGCAGCTGATCGCCGATACGCTGTGGGTGGAACAGACCATCCGCTTCCAGCTGGCGCGCAACGAGGAAAGCCTGTTCAACCTGGGCGTGGACATCGCCAGCGGCTCCCTGTCGGCGGAAAAAGTGCATGAACGGCTGCAGCAGATGCTGCGCAATGGCCGCGAACTGCAGCGCGTGCTGTGGCTCGATACCAACGGCAAGGTGCTGGCCACCAGCGACAACAATCTGCCGCACGCCCTGTCGTTTGCGCCGGCATCGCTGACGGCGGCCGACAATGCGCGCCGCCTGCACCGGGGCCAATACGCCCAGCCTTCGCAGCAGACGGGCTTTCCCGATACGCCGCCGGGCGCCATGCTGATGGATTACCACCAGCCCCTGTTCGATGGTCAGCGCTATGTCGGCAGCCTGGTGGCCACCTATCAGATCAGCAGCCTGCTCGATGAAATGGTGCCGTGGTGGTTTGCGCAGGATAACCAGATTTCGCTGATCGACCGCGACGACAAGGTGCTGGCGCGGCGCGCCGCCGCCGGTCCCGGCCACGGCGTGTACACGCACAAGCGCGCGCTCGACGTGCCCGGCGCCACCATCACCCTGTTTACCGACAGCGTGAAAAGCCAGCCCAAGCTGCTGCCCAATCTGCTGGTCGGCTCCGTCATCGCCCTGTCGCTGGGTTTATTATGGAGCTTGCTGGCCCTGTGGCGCCACATCTCGCGCCGCCTGGTGGCCGAAGGCGCGCTGCGCCAGCAGATGCTGTTCCGCACGGCGATGGAAAATTCTTTGGTGACGGGCATGCGCGCGCGCGACCTGGAAGGCCGCGTCACCTACGTGAATCCGGCGTTTTGCCAGATCGTCGGCTATCCGCCCGAGGAAATCCTGGGCCGTTTGCCGCCCATGCCCTACTGGGTGCCGGAGGCGCTGGAGGAATACCAGCAGCGCTTCGTCAAGGCCCTGGCCGGCAATCCCACGCCGCAGTTCGAAACCTATTTCCAGCGCCCGGACGGCACGCGCGTGCCCGTGCTGATCTTCGAAGCGCCGCTGGTGGACAAGAACGGCCAGCAGACGGGCTGGATGGGTTCCGTGCTCGACATCTCGGACCGCAAGCGGGTCGAGGAGCTCAATCGCCAGCAGCAGGAAAAACTGCAAACGAGCTCGCGCCTGGCCACCATGGGCGAGCTGGCGTCGATGCTGGCGCATGAACTGAACCAGCCGCTGGCGGCCATTTCCAGCTACACGACAGGGGCCTTGAATTTGATCCGCCGCGCCATCGAGCATGACGCCCCCGTCGATCCGGGCACCCTGAAACCGGCGCTGGAACAGGCCAGCGCGCAGGCGCAGCGGGCCGGCCAGATCATCCGCAGCGTGCACGATTTCGTGCGCAAGAGCGAACCGCAGCGCCAGGATATCGCCCTGCGCACCCTGATCGACGGCATCCGCGCGCTGATCGACCTGCAGGCGCGCAAATACTATGTCACCATCCAGGAAGAGCTGCCGCCGGACCTGCCGCTGCTGCGCGCCGACCCCGTGATGATCGAGCAAGTGCTGCTGAACCTGACGCGCAACGCCATCGAGGCCATGCAGGATGCGGCGCCCGGACGGCGTATCATGCGTCTGCGGGCCAGCCACGACGCGCAGCAAGGCATGGTGACGGTGGACGTGATCGACCATGGCCACGGCATCCCGGTGGACGTGGCCGAGCGGCTGTTTTCGCCGTTTTTCTCGACCAAGTCCGAAGGCATGGGCATGGGCCTGAACATCTGCCGCACTGCCATCGAATTTCACGGCGGCGCGCTGACCTTCGGCGCCAACCCCGCTGGCGGTACCATCTTTACCTTCAGCGTGCCGGCCGCGCCGCGCGCCGCACCAGGCAATAACGCATAA
- a CDS encoding TRAP transporter substrate-binding protein — protein MKTMFVALCAAIGATAGVHAYAQAPIVIKFSHVVATDTPKGQAAERFKQLAEKATNGKVKVELYPNSQLYKDKEELEALQLGAVQMLAPSLAKFGPLGVKEFEAFDLPYIFPTKTALYNVTEGEIGKSLLKKLEPKGITGLAYWDNGFKVMSANKPLHTPADFKGLKMRIQSSKVLDAQMRALGANPQVLAFSEVYQALQTGVVDGTENPPSNMYTQKMHEVQKHVTVSNHGYLGYAVIVNKKFWDGLPPDIRTQLEKAMREATTFEKAIAQRDNDQALDAIKKAGKTQIYTLTVQEQAEWRKALAPVQKAMEGRIGKDLISAINKESAK, from the coding sequence ATGAAAACCATGTTCGTCGCGCTGTGCGCGGCCATCGGCGCCACCGCCGGCGTCCACGCTTACGCGCAAGCCCCCATCGTCATCAAGTTCAGCCACGTCGTGGCGACGGACACGCCGAAAGGCCAGGCCGCCGAGCGCTTCAAGCAGCTGGCCGAAAAAGCCACGAATGGCAAGGTCAAGGTCGAACTGTACCCGAACAGCCAGTTGTACAAGGACAAGGAAGAACTCGAAGCGCTGCAGCTGGGCGCCGTGCAGATGCTGGCGCCGTCGCTGGCCAAGTTCGGCCCGCTGGGCGTGAAGGAATTCGAAGCGTTCGACCTGCCCTACATCTTCCCCACCAAGACGGCGTTGTACAACGTCACCGAAGGCGAAATCGGCAAGAGCCTGCTGAAAAAACTCGAACCCAAGGGTATCACGGGCCTGGCCTACTGGGACAATGGCTTCAAGGTGATGTCGGCCAACAAGCCGCTGCATACCCCGGCCGACTTCAAGGGCCTGAAAATGCGCATCCAGTCGTCGAAGGTACTCGATGCGCAGATGCGCGCGCTGGGCGCCAACCCGCAAGTGCTGGCCTTCTCGGAAGTGTATCAGGCGCTGCAGACGGGCGTGGTCGACGGCACGGAAAATCCGCCATCGAATATGTACACGCAAAAGATGCATGAAGTGCAAAAGCACGTGACCGTGTCCAACCACGGCTACCTGGGCTATGCCGTCATCGTCAACAAGAAATTCTGGGACGGCTTGCCGCCCGATATCCGCACGCAGCTGGAAAAAGCCATGCGCGAGGCGACCACGTTTGAAAAAGCCATCGCCCAGCGCGACAACGATCAGGCCCTCGACGCCATCAAGAAAGCGGGCAAGACGCAGATCTACACGCTGACGGTGCAGGAACAGGCCGAATGGCGCAAGGCGCTGGCACCCGTGCAGAAGGCCATGGAAGGGCGCATCGGCAAGGATCTGATCTCGGCCATCAACAAGGAAAGCGCGAAGTAA
- a CDS encoding efflux RND transporter permease subunit, which translates to MIDRFIATCCQRRGIVWLVLLFVAVYGVYCWKQLPIEAYPDIADVTSQIVTQVPGLGAEEIEQQITIPLERALLGTPGMHVLRTRSLFALSLITVVFEDGSDGYFTRERLQERLASVNLPYDAKPGLDPYTSPTGEIYRYTLESKTRSLRELSELQFWTVIPRLQQVRGVADVSNFGGLTTQFMLELDPAKLDSYGFSLAQVKDAINANNLSGGGSVIDRGQQSYVVRGVGLLHSLDDMGNVVVSSKDGVPVLVKDLGKLAYGNVERRGILGMDDNPDTIEGITLLLKDFNPSEALAGIHAAVDDLNANVLPKDVKVVPYLDRSSLIDATLHTVGFTLGEGMLLVALVLLLYLGSPRAAAIVALTIPLALLIAFIFMHHFKIPANLLSLGAIDFGILVDGSVVVLENMLRRREREQDRPLTLQDAIDATLQVARPIMFGMAVIIAAYLPLFAFQRIEYKLFSPMAYAVGAALVGALVVALVLIPGLAWLALRKPRRTFHNRVLDKLTGAYGRFLERMVGKKRWVAMVCAGSLAALAILGGSIGRDFLPYLDEGSLWLQVQMPPGITLDKASEMAGELRRAALEFPEVSTIVTQTGRNDDGTDYWTPSHIEASVGLHPYKSWKSGMSKQQLIAKMNERFARMPGVTVAFMQPMIDGVQDKLSGAHSDLTVKIFGNDLDEVRAIASKVANVLKTVHGASDVAVDVEPPLPNLKVELDRAKAARYGINAADVADLIATGIGGTPIGQVYVGEKSYDIAVRFPPATRSSPDAIASLKLTAANGARVPLAQVATISTTSGESVIVREMGRRHIIVRLNARGRDLAGFLAEARPLVAQAVAGEHQRISVEWGGQFENLQRAQSRLALILPMTLGAMFLLLFGQFRNLRQPALVLLAVPLAMLGGLAALHLRGMTLNVSSAVGFIALFGVAVLNAVLMLAQINRLRADEGRSLRDAVLDGARDRMRPVLMTATVAALGLTPAMLATGLGSDVQRPLATVVVGGLVTATALTLLLLPALYYLIEAYVQQRRTDTEGVNHDTF; encoded by the coding sequence ATGATTGACCGTTTCATCGCCACCTGCTGCCAGCGGCGCGGCATCGTCTGGCTGGTGCTGCTGTTCGTCGCCGTCTACGGCGTCTACTGCTGGAAGCAGCTGCCCATCGAAGCCTATCCCGACATCGCCGACGTGACCTCGCAGATCGTCACGCAGGTGCCGGGCCTGGGCGCCGAGGAGATCGAGCAGCAGATCACCATACCGCTCGAGCGCGCCCTGCTCGGCACGCCAGGCATGCACGTGCTGCGCACGCGCAGCCTGTTCGCGCTGTCGCTGATCACCGTGGTGTTCGAGGATGGCAGCGACGGCTACTTCACGCGCGAACGGTTGCAGGAGCGCCTGGCCAGCGTGAACCTGCCGTACGACGCCAAGCCGGGGCTTGATCCCTACACCTCGCCCACGGGCGAGATCTACCGCTACACGCTGGAATCGAAAACGCGCTCCCTGCGCGAACTGTCCGAGTTGCAGTTCTGGACCGTGATTCCGCGCCTGCAGCAGGTGCGCGGCGTGGCCGACGTCAGCAATTTCGGCGGCCTGACGACGCAATTCATGCTGGAACTCGACCCCGCAAAACTGGACAGCTACGGTTTCTCGCTGGCGCAGGTGAAGGACGCCATCAACGCCAATAACCTCAGCGGCGGCGGCAGCGTCATCGACCGCGGCCAGCAATCGTACGTGGTGCGCGGCGTGGGCCTGCTGCATTCGCTCGATGACATGGGTAACGTCGTCGTCAGCAGCAAGGACGGCGTGCCCGTGCTGGTGAAGGACCTGGGCAAGCTCGCTTACGGCAACGTGGAGCGGCGCGGCATCCTCGGCATGGACGACAACCCCGACACCATCGAAGGCATCACCCTGCTGCTGAAGGATTTCAACCCGTCCGAAGCGCTGGCCGGCATCCATGCGGCCGTGGACGATTTGAATGCGAATGTGCTGCCGAAGGACGTCAAGGTCGTGCCCTACCTGGACCGCAGCTCGCTGATCGACGCCACCCTGCACACGGTGGGATTTACCTTGGGCGAAGGCATGCTGCTCGTCGCCCTCGTGCTGCTGCTGTATCTGGGCAGCCCGCGCGCGGCCGCCATCGTCGCGCTGACGATTCCGCTGGCCCTGCTGATCGCCTTTATCTTCATGCACCACTTTAAGATTCCCGCCAATTTGCTGTCCCTGGGGGCGATCGACTTCGGCATCCTCGTCGACGGTTCCGTGGTGGTGCTGGAAAACATGCTGCGCCGCCGTGAGCGCGAGCAGGACCGCCCGCTCACCCTGCAGGACGCCATCGACGCGACCCTGCAGGTGGCGCGCCCCATCATGTTCGGCATGGCCGTCATCATCGCCGCCTACCTGCCCCTGTTCGCCTTCCAGCGCATCGAGTACAAGCTGTTCTCGCCCATGGCGTATGCGGTGGGCGCGGCGCTCGTGGGCGCGCTGGTGGTGGCCCTGGTGCTGATCCCGGGCCTGGCCTGGCTGGCCCTGCGCAAGCCGCGCCGCACCTTCCATAACCGCGTGCTGGACAAGCTGACGGGCGCGTATGGCCGCTTCCTCGAACGCATGGTGGGCAAGAAGCGCTGGGTGGCGATGGTGTGCGCAGGATCGCTCGCAGCGCTTGCCATCCTGGGCGGCAGCATCGGCCGCGACTTCCTGCCCTATCTCGATGAGGGGTCGCTGTGGCTGCAGGTGCAGATGCCGCCCGGGATCACCCTGGACAAGGCGTCGGAGATGGCCGGCGAACTGCGGCGCGCCGCGCTGGAATTCCCGGAAGTGTCGACCATCGTCACGCAGACGGGACGCAACGACGACGGCACCGATTACTGGACGCCGTCGCACATCGAGGCAAGCGTGGGACTGCATCCCTATAAAAGCTGGAAGTCGGGCATGAGCAAGCAGCAGCTGATCGCAAAAATGAACGAGCGCTTCGCGCGCATGCCCGGCGTCACAGTCGCCTTCATGCAGCCGATGATCGATGGCGTACAGGACAAATTGTCGGGCGCGCACAGCGACCTGACGGTGAAAATCTTCGGCAACGACCTCGATGAGGTGCGCGCCATCGCCAGCAAGGTGGCCAATGTGCTGAAGACTGTCCACGGCGCCTCCGACGTGGCGGTGGACGTGGAGCCGCCGCTGCCCAACCTGAAGGTGGAACTGGACCGCGCGAAGGCGGCCCGCTACGGCATCAATGCGGCCGACGTGGCCGACCTGATTGCCACCGGCATCGGCGGCACGCCCATCGGCCAGGTCTACGTGGGCGAAAAAAGCTATGACATCGCCGTGCGCTTCCCGCCCGCCACGCGTTCCAGCCCGGACGCCATCGCCAGCCTGAAGCTCACGGCCGCCAACGGTGCCAGGGTGCCACTGGCGCAGGTGGCCACCATCAGCACCACCTCGGGCGAAAGCGTGATCGTGCGCGAAATGGGGCGGCGCCACATCATCGTGCGCCTCAATGCCCGCGGACGCGACCTGGCCGGCTTCCTGGCCGAAGCGCGCCCGCTGGTGGCGCAAGCCGTGGCGGGCGAGCACCAGCGCATCAGCGTCGAGTGGGGCGGCCAGTTTGAAAACCTGCAGCGCGCGCAAAGCCGCCTGGCCCTGATCCTGCCGATGACCCTGGGCGCCATGTTCCTGCTGCTGTTTGGCCAGTTCCGCAACCTGCGCCAGCCCGCGCTGGTCTTGCTGGCCGTGCCGCTGGCCATGCTCGGTGGCCTGGCCGCGCTGCACCTGCGCGGCATGACCCTGAACGTGTCGAGCGCCGTCGGCTTCATCGCCCTGTTCGGCGTGGCCGTGCTCAATGCCGTGCTGATGCTGGCGCAGATCAACCGCTTGCGCGCGGACGAAGGCAGGAGCTTGCGCGACGCCGTACTGGATGGCGCGCGCGACCGCATGCGCCCCGTGCTGATGACGGCCACCGTGGCCGCCCTGGGCCTGACGCCGGCCATGCTGGCGACGGGCCTGGGCAGCGACGTGCAGCGCCCGCTGGCCACCGTCGTGGTGGGCGGGCTGGTGACGGCGACGGCACTGACCCTGCTGCTGTTGCCGGCCCTGTATTACCTGATCGAGGCGTATGTACAACAACGCCGGACCGATACCGAAGGAGTGAACCATGACACGTTTTAA
- a CDS encoding TolC family protein: MTRFNVLLAAWLIAPGACAAPLTFETYLSAVESHSLELQAQQEDIVSAKAGIGIAGLRPDPEFTLGATRETVRSVEHRPVTWNPAISMAIETGGKRAARLKAAHSHVALAEETVAGFKSELYGTAAAAFTEACRTREVLARKEQTMAALSKVVDANAVRRKAGDVGGIELLQSRVERDQFQAELAQARSEADSAMLNLSPPLGRQFDSLFPDAQLACDFAAYADQDASALVPQALRERSDVRIARATVDNLRDGAALVRANRSVDPTVTVGLAAARGYHDGVDAGGNPVDGSPRSRALSVSLAIPIPLSRRDRGDVVQAEAGVTQAMLALRQAELTAETQVRTAQRQLRAARDRLARYRDGVLVDAQKVVDGMRLSYFSGNASLLEWLAAQRSADEAYQGYVQARADAAIASTQLQLAIGQRPRL, translated from the coding sequence ATGACACGTTTTAATGTATTGCTGGCGGCCTGGCTGATCGCCCCCGGCGCCTGCGCCGCGCCCTTGACCTTCGAGACCTATTTGTCCGCCGTGGAAAGCCACAGCCTGGAATTGCAGGCGCAGCAGGAAGACATCGTCTCGGCCAAGGCCGGCATCGGCATCGCCGGCTTGCGTCCCGATCCCGAATTCACGCTGGGCGCCACGCGCGAAACCGTGCGCAGCGTCGAGCACCGCCCCGTCACGTGGAATCCGGCCATCAGCATGGCCATCGAAACGGGCGGCAAGCGCGCCGCGCGCTTGAAGGCGGCGCACAGCCACGTCGCGCTGGCCGAGGAAACGGTGGCTGGCTTCAAAAGCGAACTGTATGGCACGGCCGCCGCCGCGTTCACGGAAGCGTGCCGCACGCGCGAGGTCCTCGCGCGCAAGGAGCAGACCATGGCGGCCCTGTCGAAAGTCGTCGACGCGAATGCCGTGCGGCGCAAGGCGGGCGACGTGGGCGGCATCGAGCTGCTGCAGTCGCGCGTGGAACGCGACCAGTTCCAGGCCGAGCTGGCGCAGGCGCGCAGCGAGGCGGACAGCGCCATGTTGAATTTGTCGCCCCCCTTGGGCCGCCAGTTCGACAGCCTGTTTCCGGACGCACAGCTGGCCTGCGACTTCGCCGCGTATGCCGACCAGGATGCCAGCGCCCTGGTGCCGCAGGCGCTGCGCGAGCGCAGCGACGTGCGCATCGCCCGCGCCACCGTGGACAATCTGCGCGACGGCGCGGCGCTGGTGCGCGCCAACCGCTCGGTCGACCCGACCGTCACCGTGGGCCTGGCCGCCGCGCGCGGCTACCATGACGGCGTTGACGCCGGCGGCAATCCCGTCGACGGGTCGCCACGCTCGCGCGCCTTGAGCGTATCGCTGGCCATCCCCATCCCCCTGTCGCGGCGCGACAGGGGCGACGTGGTGCAGGCGGAAGCGGGCGTGACGCAGGCGATGCTGGCCCTGCGCCAGGCGGAACTGACGGCGGAAACGCAGGTGCGCACGGCGCAGCGGCAGCTGCGTGCGGCGCGGGACAGGCTGGCGCGCTACCGCGACGGCGTGCTGGTCGATGCGCAAAAGGTGGTCGACGGCATGCGCCTGTCCTATTTCAGTGGCAATGCCTCGCTGCTGGAATGGCTGGCGGCGCAGCGTTCGGCCGATGAGGCGTATCAGGGTTATGTGCAGGCGCGCGCCGATGCGGCCATCGCCAGCACGCAGCTGCAACTGGCGATCGGCCAGCGGCCGCGCTTGTAG
- a CDS encoding methylated-DNA--[protein]-cysteine S-methyltransferase: MKKQQGSELFSAIVAAPFGAMGVRAQDGQLRELVYLPPHFAEKDPQDAVSERACEQLARYFRDPDAPFDLPLAGLGSAYQQRVWAAIAGIPRGQVRTYGDVARLIGSAPRAVGQACGANWFPVVIPCHRVTAAGGLGGFAHHDDATGFHLGVKRWLLAHEGVEAYR, translated from the coding sequence ATGAAAAAACAACAGGGCAGTGAACTGTTTAGCGCCATCGTGGCCGCGCCGTTCGGCGCCATGGGCGTGCGCGCGCAGGACGGCCAGTTGCGCGAACTCGTGTATTTGCCGCCGCACTTTGCCGAGAAAGATCCGCAGGATGCCGTCTCCGAGCGGGCGTGCGAACAACTGGCGCGCTATTTCCGCGACCCCGATGCGCCGTTCGACCTGCCGCTGGCGGGCCTGGGCAGCGCTTACCAGCAACGCGTATGGGCGGCGATCGCCGGTATCCCGCGCGGCCAGGTGCGCACGTATGGCGACGTGGCGCGCCTGATCGGTTCGGCGCCGCGCGCCGTGGGCCAGGCCTGCGGCGCCAACTGGTTTCCCGTGGTGATCCCTTGCCACCGCGTGACGGCCGCCGGCGGCCTGGGCGGCTTTGCCCACCATGACGATGCGACCGGCTTCCACCTGGGCGTCAAGCGCTGGCTGCTGGCGCATGAAGGCGTGGAAGCTTACCGATGA
- the xerD gene encoding site-specific tyrosine recombinase XerD, which translates to MMNSLLAPDNATLIDEFCDSLWLEDGLSKNSLDAYRRDMRLFARWLEVARPGREGLYEVSTADIEAYFAARHDESKATSSNRRLSVLKRFYQLALRHKHIAADPCLKMVSAKQPARFVHTLSEAQVEALLAAPDVSTPLGLRERTMLELMYASGLRVSELVDLQSVELSLNDGVLRITGKGSKTRLVPFGEQARLWIERYLKEARGVILDGQMDDALFVTRRGGAMTRQMFWVIIKKHALNAGITAPLSPHTLRHAFATHLLNHGADLRVVQLLLGHSDISTTQIYTHVARERLKLLHAQHHPRG; encoded by the coding sequence ATGATGAACAGTCTGCTGGCGCCCGACAACGCCACCCTGATCGATGAATTCTGCGACAGCCTGTGGCTGGAAGACGGCCTGTCGAAAAACTCGCTCGATGCCTACCGGCGCGACATGCGGCTGTTCGCCCGCTGGCTGGAAGTGGCGCGGCCCGGGCGCGAGGGGCTGTACGAGGTATCCACGGCCGACATCGAGGCGTATTTTGCCGCCCGCCACGACGAAAGCAAGGCGACGTCGTCGAACCGGCGCCTCTCTGTGCTCAAGCGGTTTTACCAGCTGGCCTTGCGGCACAAGCATATCGCGGCCGACCCGTGCCTGAAGATGGTGTCGGCCAAGCAGCCGGCGCGCTTCGTGCATACCCTGAGCGAAGCGCAGGTGGAAGCCTTGCTGGCGGCGCCCGACGTGAGCACGCCGCTGGGCTTGCGCGAGCGCACCATGCTCGAACTCATGTATGCCAGCGGCTTGCGCGTGTCGGAACTGGTGGACTTGCAATCCGTGGAACTGAGCCTGAACGATGGCGTGCTGCGCATCACGGGCAAGGGCAGCAAGACGCGCCTGGTGCCGTTCGGCGAACAGGCGCGGCTGTGGATCGAGCGCTACCTGAAGGAGGCGCGCGGCGTCATCCTCGACGGGCAGATGGACGACGCGCTGTTCGTCACGCGGCGCGGCGGCGCCATGACGCGGCAAATGTTCTGGGTCATCATCAAGAAACACGCGCTGAACGCGGGCATCACGGCGCCGCTGTCGCCGCATACCTTGCGCCACGCGTTCGCCACGCATTTGCTGAACCACGGTGCGGACTTGCGTGTTGTGCAATTGTTACTGGGGCACTCCGATATTTCCACCACGCAGATTTACACGCATGTGGCCCGTGAACGGCTGAAACTGCTGCATGCGCAGCATCATCCGCGAGGCTAA
- a CDS encoding TRAP transporter large permease — protein sequence MNALIIFVLLLALMLTGMPISISLGLTVLTFLFTMTSVPIESVALKIFTGIEKFEIMAIPFFILAGNFLTHGGVARRMINFASSMVGHWHGGLALAGVMACALFAAVSGSSPATVVAIGSIILPAMVKQGYPRGFGAGVITTSGALGILIPPSIVMVMYSVSTNTSVGKLFMAGVIPGMMLAMLLGLTTWFLARKHNYPRMQKASWGERFVTFKKSAWGLLLIVIVMGGIYSGAFTPTEAAAMAAVYAFIIAVFVYKDLKIKQVGKVLLDSAAMSAMLLYIITNAVLFSFLMTSENIPQAMAEWITGKGLGVISFLLVVNVLLLLAGNVMEPSSIVLIMAPILFPVAMKLGIDPVHFGILIVVNMEVGMCHPPVGLNLYVASGITKMGISELTVAVMPWLLTMLAFLGLITYVPQISLWLPNLIYN from the coding sequence ATGAACGCGCTGATTATTTTTGTGCTGCTGCTGGCACTGATGCTGACCGGCATGCCGATCTCCATCTCGCTGGGCCTGACGGTATTGACGTTCCTGTTCACCATGACCAGCGTGCCCATCGAATCGGTGGCCCTGAAGATCTTCACGGGCATCGAGAAATTCGAAATCATGGCCATCCCGTTCTTCATTTTGGCGGGTAACTTCCTCACGCATGGCGGGGTGGCGCGGCGCATGATCAACTTCGCCAGCTCCATGGTCGGCCACTGGCACGGCGGCCTGGCGCTGGCCGGCGTGATGGCGTGCGCGCTGTTTGCCGCCGTCTCCGGCTCCAGCCCCGCCACCGTGGTGGCGATCGGCTCCATCATCCTGCCGGCCATGGTCAAGCAAGGCTATCCGCGCGGTTTCGGCGCCGGCGTCATCACGACTTCGGGCGCGCTGGGCATTCTGATCCCGCCCTCGATCGTGATGGTGATGTATTCCGTCAGCACGAACACGTCCGTGGGCAAGCTGTTCATGGCGGGCGTGATTCCCGGCATGATGCTGGCCATGCTGCTGGGCCTGACCACGTGGTTCTTGGCGCGCAAGCACAACTATCCGCGCATGCAGAAGGCCAGCTGGGGCGAACGCTTCGTCACGTTCAAGAAGAGCGCCTGGGGCCTGCTGTTGATCGTCATCGTCATGGGCGGCATCTATTCGGGCGCGTTTACGCCGACGGAGGCGGCCGCCATGGCTGCCGTGTACGCCTTCATCATCGCCGTCTTCGTCTACAAGGACTTGAAGATCAAGCAAGTGGGCAAGGTCTTGCTCGATTCGGCCGCCATGTCGGCGATGCTGTTGTACATCATCACCAATGCCGTGCTGTTCTCGTTCCTGATGACCAGCGAAAACATCCCGCAGGCGATGGCCGAATGGATCACGGGCAAGGGCCTGGGCGTGATCAGCTTCTTGCTGGTGGTCAACGTACTGCTGTTGTTGGCTGGTAACGTCATGGAACCGTCGTCCATCGTGCTGATCATGGCGCCGATCCTGTTCCCTGTCGCCATGAAGCTGGGCATCGATCCTGTGCACTTCGGCATCCTGATCGTGGTCAACATGGAAGTGGGCATGTGCCATCCGCCCGTGGGCTTGAACCTGTACGTGGCGTCCGGCATCACCAAGATGGGCATCTCGGAGCTGACCGTGGCCGTGATGCCATGGCTGCTGACGATGCTGGCCTTCCTGGGCTTGATTACCTACGTACCACAAATCTCGCTGTGGTTGCCAAATTTAATTTACAACTAA
- a CDS encoding TRAP transporter small permease, which translates to MKFLDHLEEWLIATLMGAATFIIFVAVVHRYLAGLPIPGLQDFLIQINTSWAQELCIYMFVWMAKFGAAYGVRTGIHVGVDVLINRMNPRWRDRFIVFGLGAGALFTGIVGTLGASFVWSIGHTDQTSADMEIPMWLVYLAVPLGSYLMCFRFLQVMVHFIKTGALPKHDHSHVEGLEDELTAEEKGAKA; encoded by the coding sequence ATGAAATTTCTGGATCACCTGGAAGAGTGGCTGATCGCGACCCTGATGGGCGCGGCCACCTTCATCATCTTCGTCGCGGTCGTGCACCGCTACCTGGCAGGCTTGCCGATTCCGGGCCTGCAAGACTTCCTGATTCAAATCAACACCAGCTGGGCCCAGGAACTGTGCATCTACATGTTCGTCTGGATGGCCAAGTTCGGCGCCGCGTATGGCGTGCGCACGGGCATCCACGTGGGCGTTGACGTGCTGATCAACCGCATGAACCCGCGCTGGCGCGACCGTTTCATCGTCTTCGGCCTGGGCGCCGGCGCCCTGTTTACCGGTATCGTGGGCACCCTGGGCGCCAGCTTCGTGTGGTCGATCGGCCACACGGACCAGACTTCGGCCGACATGGAAATACCGATGTGGCTGGTCTACCTGGCCGTGCCGCTCGGTTCTTACCTGATGTGCTTCCGTTTCCTGCAGGTGATGGTGCATTTCATCAAGACGGGCGCCTTGCCGAAACACGACCACTCGCACGTCGAGGGCCTGGAAGATGAACTGACGGCGGAAGAAAAAGGAGCCAAGGCATGA